The DNA window ATGCAGACGTCATCCACCAGTCGGATTTAGGGCTTTGCGGGTCGATGATTTTCCAGGCCGGGGCCGATTGGGTGCGGGCGGCTGAACGCAGCACTTCCGGGTCATCGTCCCACGACCCACCCCGCACCGAGTTGGGATATAGCGTCGTAGTGGGTGCGTACGGCTCATTGACTTTCCCGTCGGCCACTTGCTTGTAATAGTCAGCGATGTACTGATCCTGCGTCCACTCCATGACGTTGCCATGCATATCGTACAGACCAAACGAGTTCGGCTTTTTGGTCCCGACTTTCTTGTACGAGCCGTTGCTGTTGCCTTTGAAGACCGCGTATTCGCCCAGTTTGCTGACATCATTCCCGAATGAGTACGCCAGTGTAGCATTTTTGTCGTTGCCCCGGCAGGCGTATTCCCACTCGGCTTCGGTTGGCAACCGGTAGAAAACGCCGGTTTTGGCGTAAAGCCACGCGCAAAACTTGATAGCCGCGTATTGGGTCATGTTGATGGCCGGGTAACCTGAACGGCCCATGCCAAACGACATGTCGACGTAGGGTGGACTTGGCCGGACCGTGGCATCTGTTTTTGTCAGGTTAGCGTCAGTCGTGGTGTATTTGGCCGCCATTTCCTTTTCCATATTGGTAAAGGCAAACAGATCGTACAAGTCCCACGTCACTTCGTACTTACCCATCCAGAACGGCTCAATCGTTACGCTGTGCGCCGGACTTTCGTCGGGCTGATGCCCTTTCTGATCGGGGGTGCTGCCCATCAAACCTTTACCACCCGGTACAGCGACCATCGCGTAAGTCTGGTTACTGCCCGGAATAGCTTGGGTGTAGGATGTAAAGCTGGAGGTTGTCTGTGTCCAGCCTACTTTGCCGGTCAGTATCAATGTGATGCAGACAGTCAGAAGAAATCGATAAGTCATGAGTCAACGTTGTTTCCTGACAAAGGCAAAAGTAGGAACGATTTCCTTTGTTGTACCTTTGTATTTGTATCGGTTCTGAAACGCGACGACTAGTCTGACAGGATATGGAAACGAATCAACCTACCCGGCTCAATGCGATGCAGCAATACATGCTGAGGCTGTTTGAGCGTGAATTACCGGCTTCTCAGGAAGCTGAAATAAAACAGTTGCTGGCCAGTTATTTTTCACGTCTGGTTGATGATGAAATCGATGCACTTGTCAGCGAACGGGGTATTACAGCAGAGCAACTTGAAAAAGACGCAGCTGTGCACCGGCGTACGCCTTACAATCCGAAGCGATGAGAGTCGTGATCGATACAAATGCGTTGTTAGTCAGTATTCCGAAAGTATCGATGAGTCGATGGCTGTTTGACGCTGTACTCGATGGGACGTTGGAAATGGTTGTGTCAACCGAGATACTTCAGGAGTACGAAGAAATTATCGGGTCGTTCTGGGGGTCAGCCAGGCTGGCCGAGAACATTATTAACACGTTGGTAAACTTGCAAAACCTGATACGGGCGGAGCCTCATTACTTCTGGTACCTAATTGAAAATGACCCGGACGATAACAAGTTTGTCGATTGTGCCATTGCAGGCAACGCAGATTACATCATTACCGAAGATCGACATTTCAACGCTCTTGCTACGATAAATTTCCCCAAAGTACGAGCCGTGACCAGGCAGCAGTTTGCTGTACTGTTTAATGAAAAACAATGAATTACCTATCAGCCGAAAATCTGACTAAAACATACGGCGACCGGACGCTCTTCCGTAACCTGACATTCGGGATCAACCGGGGGGATAAAGTCGCTATCGTGGGGGCCAACGGATCGGGCAAAACGACGTTGCTGACGATACTGGCCGGGGCCGCGCCACCGGATGCGGGTATCGTTAGCCACCGCAAAGACATTACGATTGGCTACCTTGATCAGCAGCCTGACCTCAACGACGCCATGACCGTGATGGAAGTGGTGCTGGCGGGCGAAAGCGCCCAACTCGATGCGGTGCGGGCTTATGAACACGCACTAACGTCGGGCGATCATTCGGCTCTCGAACGCGCTATGGTCGACATGGAGAAGCTGGAAGCCTGGGACTACGAAGCGCAGATCCGGCAGATTCTGGGCGAACTGGGCATTCAGGACGTCGAGCAGCGCGTCGGGTCGCTGTCGGGTGGGCAGCGGAAACGGGTCGCTTTGGCGCGGGTGCTGATTCAGAACCCCGATCTGATTATTCTCGACGAGCCGACCAACCACCTTGATCTGGAAGCCATCGAATACCTCGAAAACTTCCTGAACACCAACAACGGTACGCTGCTGATGGTGTCGCACGACCGGTACTTTCTGGACCGGGTCTGTAATCAGATTGCCGAAATGGACGGGGGCAGTTGTACACATACAAA is part of the Spirosoma rhododendri genome and encodes:
- a CDS encoding putative toxin-antitoxin system toxin component, PIN family encodes the protein MRVVIDTNALLVSIPKVSMSRWLFDAVLDGTLEMVVSTEILQEYEEIIGSFWGSARLAENIINTLVNLQNLIRAEPHYFWYLIENDPDDNKFVDCAIAGNADYIITEDRHFNALATINFPKVRAVTRQQFAVLFNEKQ
- a CDS encoding formylglycine-generating enzyme family protein; the encoded protein is MTYRFLLTVCITLILTGKVGWTQTTSSFTSYTQAIPGSNQTYAMVAVPGGKGLMGSTPDQKGHQPDESPAHSVTIEPFWMGKYEVTWDLYDLFAFTNMEKEMAAKYTTTDANLTKTDATVRPSPPYVDMSFGMGRSGYPAINMTQYAAIKFCAWLYAKTGVFYRLPTEAEWEYACRGNDKNATLAYSFGNDVSKLGEYAVFKGNSNGSYKKVGTKKPNSFGLYDMHGNVMEWTQDQYIADYYKQVADGKVNEPYAPTTTLYPNSVRGGSWDDDPEVLRSAARTQSAPAWKIIDPQSPKSDWWMTSASFCGFRIVRPAKTPPEADIRAYYDIKPIKDY